The proteins below are encoded in one region of Flavobacterium nackdongense:
- the galA gene encoding beta-galactosidase GalA has translation MKNSPEKLFSLIVFFSFYFSGFTQSSSNRAIREHISIDKNWLFAFGHPFDASKDFNTGTGYFSYLAKIAYGDGAAAADFDDRSWRKLDLPHDWAVEQGFSEKASYSHGFKNIGRAFPETSIGWYRKNISIPEGDLGCRIHIAFDGVFRNSIVWFNGHYLGINPSGYLGFEYDVTDYVNYGGENTIAVRVDAMMEEGWFYEGAGIYRHVWLNKTNPLHVPADGTFVSTTKLNSNNAALASKVSVINEGTKTQNFKIVQTVFDNTGKSIATATIDNLSLRPMETKEFEANLSVANPTLWSVDNPYLHKMVTNIYTGTELTDTQTTTFGIRTLRFDADEGFFLNGKHLKIKGTNNHQDHAGVGAAIPDGLQDFRIATLKSFGSNAYRCSHNPPTPELLDACDRLGMLVIDETRLMGITSTQLGELKRMMLRDRNHPSIISWSIANEEWGVEGNIIGARMARTMQDFAKTIDSTRGITAGISGNWDNGIATAVDIVGYNYIKHGGKETTDKHHREFPNLASWGTEEGSTFATRGIYFEDNQKQYKPAYDLPQSKDWYSIEQGWKHYDSRNYLAGMYIWTGFDYRGEPTPYVWPATGSYFGMLDQCGFYKDDAWYLKSWWGTEPVLHLLPHWNWKGKEGQPIDVWAYSNCDEVELFLNKKSLGKKTMEKNGHLEWKVNYQPGTLEAIGYKNGKKFLTETVKTTSDAVALGLNSNVKTIQANATDIAMITVDTKDKSALLVPTSENEVAFTISGPGKIIGVGNGKPTSVESDQFIENNTVINISNLKEKIINSISETAETVDNLDVSNWDNAFKEARDTLFGKKAKAVVYRTDFDLPENFKEAKINLFYNSIGQSQSIYINGKPIATAIPENKKGDSFVLDKTNLRAGKNTMAIVAVPLIYKYKWGTVNTNPGTIQILTPAPTWKRRLFSGLAQVIVQSTGEVGEILLTATANGLKKAEIKIPSIK, from the coding sequence ATGAAAAATTCTCCAGAAAAACTATTTTCACTTATTGTTTTTTTTAGTTTTTACTTCTCAGGGTTTACACAATCGTCCTCAAATAGAGCGATTCGGGAACACATCTCCATCGATAAAAATTGGCTATTTGCCTTTGGTCATCCATTTGATGCTTCCAAAGATTTCAATACGGGAACTGGCTATTTTTCTTATTTGGCGAAAATTGCCTACGGAGACGGAGCAGCTGCCGCAGATTTTGACGATCGTTCTTGGCGAAAACTCGATTTGCCTCACGATTGGGCAGTCGAACAAGGATTTAGCGAAAAAGCAAGTTACAGTCACGGTTTCAAAAACATTGGAAGAGCCTTTCCTGAGACTAGTATCGGTTGGTACCGAAAAAATATAAGCATTCCTGAAGGCGATTTGGGATGCAGAATCCACATCGCTTTTGATGGGGTTTTTCGCAATTCGATAGTTTGGTTCAACGGACATTATTTGGGAATAAATCCATCGGGTTATTTGGGTTTCGAATACGATGTTACTGACTATGTCAACTATGGTGGCGAAAATACCATCGCCGTTCGAGTAGATGCGATGATGGAAGAAGGTTGGTTTTACGAAGGCGCCGGAATTTACCGCCACGTTTGGTTGAACAAAACCAATCCGTTGCACGTTCCCGCTGACGGAACTTTTGTAAGCACAACAAAATTAAATAGTAACAATGCTGCACTCGCTTCAAAAGTTTCCGTTATCAATGAAGGAACAAAGACTCAAAATTTCAAAATTGTTCAAACCGTTTTCGATAATACCGGAAAATCAATCGCCACGGCAACTATCGATAATTTGAGTTTGCGACCAATGGAAACCAAAGAATTCGAAGCAAATTTATCCGTTGCCAATCCCACACTTTGGTCGGTTGACAATCCTTATTTGCACAAAATGGTGACCAATATTTATACAGGAACGGAATTAACAGACACGCAAACCACCACTTTCGGAATCCGAACTTTGCGTTTTGATGCCGACGAAGGATTCTTTTTGAACGGAAAACATCTCAAAATAAAAGGAACCAATAATCACCAAGACCACGCAGGAGTGGGAGCGGCAATCCCCGATGGTTTGCAGGATTTTCGGATTGCCACCTTAAAATCATTTGGTTCCAATGCGTATCGATGTTCGCACAATCCGCCAACTCCAGAGTTATTGGACGCTTGCGACAGATTGGGAATGCTAGTCATAGACGAAACCCGATTAATGGGAATTACAAGTACGCAATTGGGCGAATTAAAACGGATGATGCTCCGCGACAGAAACCATCCGTCTATTATAAGTTGGTCTATCGCCAACGAAGAATGGGGTGTTGAAGGGAATATCATAGGGGCACGAATGGCCAGAACAATGCAGGATTTTGCCAAAACCATCGACAGCACCAGAGGAATTACAGCAGGAATTAGCGGCAATTGGGATAACGGAATCGCCACGGCCGTTGACATTGTGGGCTACAATTACATCAAACACGGCGGCAAGGAAACTACCGACAAACACCATCGAGAATTTCCAAATTTGGCCAGTTGGGGAACTGAAGAAGGCTCCACTTTTGCCACACGCGGAATCTATTTTGAGGACAACCAAAAACAATACAAACCCGCTTACGATTTGCCTCAAAGCAAAGATTGGTATAGCATCGAACAAGGTTGGAAACATTATGATTCTCGCAATTATCTCGCAGGAATGTACATTTGGACAGGTTTTGATTATCGCGGCGAACCCACTCCTTACGTTTGGCCAGCAACAGGTTCTTATTTCGGAATGCTCGATCAATGTGGTTTTTACAAAGACGATGCTTGGTACCTAAAATCGTGGTGGGGAACCGAACCCGTTTTGCATCTTTTACCTCATTGGAACTGGAAAGGAAAAGAAGGACAACCCATCGATGTTTGGGCGTACAGCAATTGCGATGAGGTCGAACTTTTTCTAAACAAGAAAAGTCTGGGCAAAAAAACGATGGAAAAAAATGGCCACTTGGAATGGAAAGTCAATTACCAACCTGGAACTTTAGAAGCGATTGGTTATAAAAACGGCAAGAAATTCCTAACCGAAACCGTAAAAACAACTTCCGATGCCGTTGCTCTTGGTTTGAATTCTAATGTAAAAACGATCCAAGCGAATGCTACCGATATCGCAATGATTACAGTCGATACCAAAGATAAATCGGCTTTATTGGTTCCTACTTCCGAAAATGAAGTGGCCTTCACGATTTCGGGTCCAGGGAAAATAATTGGCGTTGGAAACGGGAAACCCACCTCTGTCGAATCCGACCAATTTATAGAAAACAACACGGTTATCAACATTTCGAACCTGAAAGAAAAAATCATTAATTCCATTTCAGAAACGGCTGAAACAGTAGATAATCTCGATGTTTCGAATTGGGACAATGCTTTTAAAGAAGCTCGTGACACCCTTTTCGGAAAGAAAGCCAAAGCCGTAGTCTATCGCACTGATTTTGATTTACCGGAAAATTTCAAGGAAGCCAAAATCAATTTGTTTTACAATAGCATCGGTCAGTCACAATCGATTTATATCAACGGAAAACCAATTGCAACCGCGATTCCAGAAAACAAAAAAGGCGACAGTTTCGTATTGGACAAAACCAATCTTCGAGCGGGGAAAAACACAATGGCGATTGTTGCTGTTCCATTAATTTACAAATACAAATGGGGAACCGTCAACACCAATCCGGGAACAATCCAAATCCTCACACCGGCTCCAACTTGGAAACGCAGGCTCTTTAGCGGTTTGGCACAAGTCATCGTGCAATCGACAGGGGAAGTGGGCGAAATTTTATTGACAGCCACAGCAAATGGATTAAAGAAAGCGGAAATAAAAATACCATCAATTAAATAA
- a CDS encoding glycoside hydrolase family 27 protein, whose translation MKKLLLSLIISTIAIQAFAQGNSYKQGTGKFEGLAMTPPMGWNSWNTFATNIDEKLVKETADIMVSSGMAAAGYNYIVLDDGWMAKERDENGNLVADPIKFPNGMKVLIDYVHSKGLKFGLYNCAGTRTCAGYPGTRGFEYQDARFYANLGIDFLKYDWCNTAGINAPEAYATMSNALKTAGRPIVFSLCEWGDNNPWDWAKPIGNLWRISGDIYPCFDCEFKHPENWSSWGFMKIVEMRKDIRKFSGPDHWNDFDMMEVGNEMTGIEDRSHFAMWCMMASPLIAGNDFRKMKPETLAILTNKNLIAINQDKLGIQGFKLTVEDGVEVWVKPLSDGAWALTFLNRTELAKKINFDWKKNSIKDVDFGYEADFNKTIFKIKDLWKNKEVGTTKKNFTADIVPHDVITLKLIP comes from the coding sequence ATGAAAAAACTACTTCTCAGCTTGATTATAAGCACAATTGCAATTCAAGCGTTCGCCCAAGGAAATAGCTACAAACAAGGAACTGGCAAATTCGAAGGGCTTGCTATGACACCACCAATGGGTTGGAATTCTTGGAACACCTTTGCCACAAATATCGACGAAAAATTAGTCAAAGAAACCGCCGATATTATGGTGTCTTCAGGAATGGCGGCGGCGGGCTACAATTATATTGTACTCGATGACGGTTGGATGGCCAAAGAGCGCGATGAAAATGGCAATCTAGTTGCCGACCCAATCAAATTTCCAAACGGAATGAAAGTCCTTATCGATTATGTGCATTCCAAAGGTTTGAAATTTGGTTTGTACAATTGTGCCGGAACACGCACTTGCGCCGGTTATCCAGGAACGCGAGGTTTCGAGTACCAAGATGCACGTTTTTATGCCAATTTAGGTATCGATTTTCTGAAATACGATTGGTGTAATACAGCCGGAATAAATGCTCCAGAAGCATATGCCACTATGAGCAACGCCTTGAAAACAGCAGGAAGACCTATCGTTTTTAGCTTATGCGAATGGGGAGATAACAATCCTTGGGATTGGGCAAAACCTATCGGAAATCTGTGGAGAATTTCGGGAGATATTTACCCTTGTTTTGATTGCGAATTCAAGCATCCTGAGAATTGGTCGTCTTGGGGATTTATGAAAATTGTCGAAATGCGAAAAGACATCCGGAAATTTTCGGGTCCAGACCATTGGAACGATTTCGATATGATGGAAGTGGGTAACGAAATGACTGGCATCGAAGACCGATCTCATTTTGCGATGTGGTGTATGATGGCATCGCCTTTAATCGCTGGAAATGATTTCCGAAAAATGAAACCAGAAACATTGGCGATTTTGACCAACAAGAATTTAATTGCCATAAATCAAGATAAACTAGGAATTCAAGGATTCAAATTAACGGTTGAAGATGGAGTAGAAGTTTGGGTAAAACCGTTGTCCGATGGGGCTTGGGCATTAACTTTCTTAAATCGAACCGAACTGGCTAAAAAAATCAATTTCGATTGGAAGAAAAATTCAATCAAAGACGTTGATTTTGGTTACGAAGCCGATTTTAACAAAACCATTTTCAAAATCAAAGATCTTTGGAAGAACAAAGAAGTCGGAACCACCAAAAAGAATTTCACTGCTGATATCGTTCCTCACGACGTAATTACTTTGAAATTAATTCCTTAA
- a CDS encoding glycoside hydrolase family 5 protein, translated as MNFKSKTIVLFLAFSCSVANAQFVKNHGQLSVKGTQLVDKNQNPIVLRGVSFGWHNWWGKFYNKEVVQTLHKDWNATVLRAAMGVDADENCYLQNPKTSKIRIETVINAAIKQDIYVIIDFHSHNIHLKEAKVFFDEMSKKYGQYPNIIYEVFNEPDNESWEEVKAYSQEVVQVIRTNDSKNIILVGCPSWDQDLQLPAKDPILGFDNLMYTMHFYAGTHGKWLRDRTDDALKSGLPIFVSESAGMEASGDGPLNLLARQEYIDWMEERKISWITWSVSSKVETCSFLKPNANSNGKWKDTDLQESGLKTREYLRKYNPKQ; from the coding sequence ATGAACTTCAAATCTAAAACTATAGTGCTTTTTCTCGCATTCAGTTGTAGTGTGGCAAATGCACAATTCGTCAAAAATCATGGCCAACTTAGCGTGAAAGGCACACAATTAGTAGATAAAAATCAAAACCCAATTGTATTAAGAGGAGTGAGTTTTGGTTGGCACAATTGGTGGGGTAAATTTTATAATAAAGAGGTCGTTCAAACGCTTCATAAAGATTGGAATGCCACGGTATTGAGAGCAGCGATGGGCGTAGATGCAGATGAAAATTGTTATCTTCAGAATCCAAAGACTTCAAAAATAAGGATCGAAACGGTCATAAATGCCGCAATAAAGCAAGATATTTACGTCATTATTGATTTTCACAGCCATAATATTCATCTCAAAGAGGCTAAAGTTTTCTTTGACGAAATGTCAAAAAAATATGGACAATACCCAAACATTATTTACGAAGTTTTTAATGAACCGGACAACGAATCTTGGGAAGAAGTCAAAGCTTATTCGCAAGAAGTGGTTCAGGTGATTCGCACCAATGATTCTAAAAACATTATTCTTGTGGGCTGCCCGAGTTGGGATCAAGACCTTCAGTTGCCCGCCAAAGACCCAATTTTAGGTTTCGATAATTTAATGTACACTATGCATTTTTATGCAGGTACTCACGGAAAATGGTTGCGAGATCGAACGGACGATGCTTTAAAAAGCGGCTTGCCAATTTTTGTATCTGAATCGGCAGGAATGGAAGCTTCGGGCGACGGTCCTTTGAATTTATTAGCTAGGCAAGAATACATCGATTGGATGGAAGAAAGGAAAATTAGTTGGATCACTTGGTCGGTTTCCAGCAAAGTCGAAACTTGTTCGTTTCTTAAACCAAATGCAAATTCAAATGGAAAATGGAAAGATACTGATCTGCAGGAATCAGGTTTGAAAACACGGGAATACTTACGAAAATACAATCCGAAACAATAA
- a CDS encoding 5'-methylthioadenosine/adenosylhomocysteine nucleosidase, which yields MKNRVIGIMGAMPEEIEGVVALLSNCTQTTIGKRTYFSGQINEIETVVVFSRWGKVAAATTVTTLIHKFNITELLFTGVAGAINAELKIGDIVLGKRLIQHDMDARPLMPRFEIPLLSKTYLETDVSYLSIASNAIKALLETKSLHTVIGEQDLIEFNISQPRLFVGDIASGDQFFSKNEQKQHLISQLPNILCVEMEGAAVAQVCYEYKIPFSIIRTISDVADDHAHLDFPSFIKKISSTYAAQIIKNIFSAI from the coding sequence ATGAAAAACAGAGTTATTGGAATTATGGGAGCCATGCCCGAAGAAATTGAAGGTGTTGTGGCTTTGCTATCGAATTGTACCCAAACTACAATAGGAAAGCGAACTTATTTTTCGGGGCAAATCAACGAAATAGAAACGGTGGTGGTTTTTTCGCGTTGGGGCAAAGTGGCCGCTGCTACTACTGTCACCACTTTGATTCACAAATTTAACATTACCGAATTATTGTTTACAGGTGTAGCAGGAGCCATCAATGCCGAGTTGAAAATAGGTGACATTGTTTTGGGCAAAAGGTTGATCCAACACGATATGGATGCAAGGCCTTTGATGCCAAGATTTGAAATTCCGTTACTCTCTAAAACTTATTTGGAAACTGATGTATCTTATTTATCCATAGCGTCAAATGCTATAAAAGCGCTATTAGAAACCAAAAGTTTGCATACGGTTATTGGAGAACAGGATTTGATAGAATTCAATATTTCGCAACCCAGATTATTCGTTGGAGATATTGCCAGTGGTGACCAATTTTTCTCAAAAAATGAGCAAAAACAGCATCTTATTTCCCAACTGCCCAATATACTTTGTGTAGAAATGGAAGGAGCCGCAGTAGCGCAGGTTTGTTATGAATATAAAATTCCATTCAGTATTATTCGAACCATTTCAGATGTGGCCGACGACCATGCGCACCTTGATTTCCCCTCTTTTATTAAGAAAATTTCGAGTACTTATGCTGCTCAGATTATAAAAAACATCTTTAGTGCGATTTGA
- a CDS encoding PH domain-containing protein: protein MGFLSALIGNAGAVSQESLLKDYGKLLIEGEEIELGFKLIRDVFIFTTKRLILVEKQGLTGSKIEYKSITYKSISRFSIETAGTFDLEAELKIWVSSETQPSIVKQFNKSVNVYDVHLVLATHVLK from the coding sequence ATGGGATTTTTATCAGCCTTAATAGGCAATGCAGGAGCAGTAAGCCAAGAAAGTTTATTGAAAGACTACGGAAAATTACTCATCGAAGGTGAAGAAATTGAGCTGGGTTTCAAACTCATTCGTGATGTTTTCATTTTTACAACTAAACGATTGATTTTGGTTGAAAAACAAGGATTAACAGGTAGCAAAATTGAATACAAATCCATCACTTATAAAAGTATCTCTAGATTTAGTATCGAAACTGCTGGCACTTTCGACTTGGAGGCGGAACTTAAAATTTGGGTTTCCAGCGAAACACAGCCCAGTATTGTAAAACAATTCAACAAGTCTGTCAATGTGTATGACGTTCATTTGGTTTTGGCAACGCACGTTTTGAAGTAA